Genomic segment of Bacteroidales bacterium:
AATTTTTGGCAAATTAGCGAATTTTTTTTCTGGATTCAAAGCTAAAAAACGCATGTGCCTGCATTGGTGTAAATTATAGAGTGATGATATATTATTAGATTTTGTTGATTGATCGTAATTACAATGAGAGAATTTGAAGATGAGAGAATTTGAAAATGAGGGAATAAAGCAATGAGAGGATTTGAGGATTAATGAATAGAAGGTTGAGTGTTTGGTGAACGTAAATTATTTTGAGTGTTGATGGTTTTGTTAACTTTTTTTTTACTTTTGTCATCGTTATGTATTTTTTTACATATCTGGAATTGAAGCATTTCCTAATACATATTTCCAAAAAAATAGATTGAAACCAAGTTTAAACATAAAATTACAAACAAATGAAATCAACTCTAAAAATTTTTCTACTTTGCTTTACGGCGGTAATAATCATGTCATCTTGTAAAAAAGATGAATCTTACACTTTAACCGTTGTGGCTAATCCGGAAAATGCTGGGACAGTTACTGGTGGAGGTTCTTATAAGTCTGGAGAGAGTATAAACCTCACTGCTACGCCTAATTCTGGTTATATCTTTTTAAACTGGACAAAAGGTGACGTTCAGGTTAGCACAGATGCAAACTTTTCATATATCACTAAATCAACAGATGAAACCCTAACAGCTAACTTTGAGCAGAAAATTATAGTTAAAATGGGTGCTCAATCCAATTCATCATTTGGCAGTTTCTACTCTATTGGACAAAAACTAGTTTACACACAAGAATTAGCATCTACACATCAGGATACTATTGATCTACTTTGCTTCTACGAGCACGTAGAACCAAGCCGCATCAACGATATTACATTATCATCACCTGGTGCAAATATTACAGGTATATTCACTGGAACAACATCTCCAGATGTATGGACAACTAAAAGGTTAACCCTTTTCACCCTTCCTGTAACAGCAATTACAACTGCTCAATTTGATCAGTTACATCAGAATGATGCGTCAATCTCAACCTATTTTAATAGCACTTTAACCTCTGGTAATAAGAAAGCAAAAACCTTAGCGGTAGGCAATATCTGGGCGTTTAAAACACACGATAACATTTACGGATTAATTAAAGTTACCAGTGTTACCCAAAATGCCGATGGTTATGTTGAGTTTGAGCTAAAGCTAAAGAAGTAATTTAGAATCACTTTAATAATATTGGCTGCATTCTTAACATATAGATTGCAGCCAAATTTATTTTAATTAACACCATGAACCACAAAAACTTAATCTTTATACTCGCCCTTTTGTTGCTGTATAATACTGGGTGCAAAAAGGACGATGAACCAACCACAAAACCCATAATTACGCTTAAAAGTGATAGTGATTATATTCAAAACGGGCAGTCAATTGCTGTTGGAGGAAAGCTAAAGTTTGGCATTAAGGCAACCAACCCTAAAGCAATAATCACTAACCTAAAAATTCAGCGCATTGCCGATGGTAAACTAATCACCGAAAAGGATCAAGGGGTATATTTAAAAGATAGCTTAAATGTAGATTTTAACTCCACAAAATCATCTGCAACGCAAGAAATATGGAAGTTCTTTGTAATGAACTCCAATCGCGATTCAGCATCCATTACATTAACAATAAATCTTGGAACAGGAGTTGATTATGGCGAAATTTACCACTATACATCTCTAAAAATCGGAATGCAGAGCAATACCGATTTACCAAACTACTTGGATTTACATACAGGTTTGCTCTACAGCAAAACCAATGTACCTGGACATGAGGGGGATATTGATCTTGTTGGATTTGTTTACACCACAAGTGGTGTTCTCTCCCCCACCCTATGCTGTCCCGGTTATACAGGTAGTAGCTCAGTAACAGGTCGCTACCCCGAAATAGCATCATGGAGCGTAGTCCGATTAACCTCTTACGATTATCATGCATCCGACAATAATCTTGTTAGTGCTAGTGATTTTGAACATGCTCAAAATGATAGCCTTCTGGTTACATCATTTAAACCTGAATCAGTAAGCGGTCTCGATAAGTTCTGCACTACTGGAAAAATTGTTCCCTTTAAAACCGAGGATGGTAAATACGGGCTTGTACGTGTTCTACATGCCGATTTAACTGAAACAGGCTACATGGAACTTGAGGTTAAAATACAAAAATAGAAATGGTTATGAAACACCCATGTAATGCAGATTGCACTAACACGAATGGACAAAACATGGGTGTTCCATCCTCTCGTTAAAGAATGTTAATAAACAACATCGTAATATATTAGTAATTAACAATATAAATATTTTGTTAGGATGAAACTCAAAATACTATTAATCCTACTATTCCCAATACTGGTTAAAGGTCAAAGCATTTCGGGGTTTGTAAAGGACTCAGTAAGTGGTTCGCCACTGGCTGGAGTAAACGTAGTAATAGAAAATAAGGGCAGCGTTACCGATGTCAATGGTGCTTTCAAATTCGTCAACCTACAGAATGGCAAGTATATAATTACCTTAACTAGCATTGGCTATAAAAAAACGATTAGCAAAGTTCTGGTATCAGGGAATAGCAATATCAATCTAGAAATATTAATGTCTAAAGATGAAATTTATCTTGATGAAATTGTTGTATCGGCTACCAGATCCGAGAATCGGATAAGCCAAATACCGGGAAGGATTAATATGATTTCAGCGGAACGAATATCGATGGTTGCTGCTCAAAGCGTTGATGAAATCCTTCAATTCCTACCCGGAGTTCAGGTAAGCCGTTCGTTTGGAATCTTCTCAACCAAATCATCGGTAACAATGCGTGGGCTAAGCGGCAACGAGCAGGCTCGTACTCTCGTTCTACTCGATGGTATACCCGTAAATAAAGCAGATGGTGGCTCGGTAAATTGGAATCTTATCTCAACTTGCGATGTTGAACGTGTGGAAGTAGTTAAAGGTCCCGGTTCCGCTCTCTACGGAGGAAATGCCATGGGAGGCATAATTAACGTTATTACACAAAAGCCAACCTCATCTATTCAGGGAAACCTTACAGCTGAATACGGCACATATAACACACGTGTATTAAGGTTAAATCTAGGTGGTAAAATCGGTTCTATATCATCAAATAAAGGATTCTACTGGACTGCTAACACTTTTTACCAAAATAGCGATGGCTACATCACACAATCAGAGGCCGATAGGAAAATCAACCCATTTATTGTTAAATCAAATGTTGATGAAAAAGACATAAACTTTAGGTTTGGCTATAATAGCTCCGATAAGTTTAATGCCGAGGCAAACCTGAGCATTTACGATGGAACAAGAGGTACAGGCGAAAAAGTATACCAACCAAATGGTAATCAAACAGAATATCGAACCTACCAGTTTCGAACAAATCTAAGCGGTAAGGTTGGCGGATTGAAGTGGAATACCTCTCTTTTCTACCTCAACGAGAATTACATGAAAGTTTCCGAATCTAAAAAGGATGATTACTCATGGTATAACGTAAC
This window contains:
- a CDS encoding TonB-dependent receptor, with the translated sequence MKLKILLILLFPILVKGQSISGFVKDSVSGSPLAGVNVVIENKGSVTDVNGAFKFVNLQNGKYIITLTSIGYKKTISKVLVSGNSNINLEILMSKDEIYLDEIVVSATRSENRISQIPGRINMISAERISMVAAQSVDEILQFLPGVQVSRSFGIFSTKSSVTMRGLSGNEQARTLVLLDGIPVNKADGGSVNWNLISTCDVERVEVVKGPGSALYGGNAMGGIINVITQKPTSSIQGNLTAEYGTYNTRVLRLNLGGKIGSISSNKGFYWTANTFYQNSDGYITQSEADRKINPFIVKSNVDEKDINFRFGYNSSDKFNAEANLSIYDGTRGTGEKVYQPNGNQTEYRTYQFRTNLSGKVGGLKWNTSLFYLNENYMKVSESKKDDYSWYNVTSVRQDLGLLSSTNYSLGKNSFTAGFDIRNGQVDASDIYYTSTDKVDNNGKMNFYGFYAQDDISLTEKVKLLVGLRYDLARFYDGAFIIYNPSAETTFLRKYVFSIADDKQWGAFSPRISLQYRPNDDFRIYGGYSKGFRPSVLDDLCRTGRIQGGLKIANPNLKPEYLDNFEVGSDYSPLKNLKLSTSLYYSKGKDFLYYVSTGDSIDMGFGKRPIMKRSNISSVNIFGGEFEVSYSPTPSLTMFGNYAYCNAKISDYKPLSASDPVNLKDKSLTDVPQNSFSVGAFLKTKIINAGVTCRYTGEMFVNDKNIYDEIVLSNKYPAWIKVDIRLSRNIYKHTNVSLNIQNIFDKKVYDSKGAVGPGRFITFGVGVRI